From one Nilaparvata lugens isolate BPH chromosome 2, ASM1435652v1, whole genome shotgun sequence genomic stretch:
- the LOC111063158 gene encoding insulin-like growth factor-binding protein complex acid labile subunit isoform X1 produces the protein MQQGLIITAVLASLLVYTSGWLVCPQHCVCAAHGKVNCSRLALHQMPTYLPAHIEELSLSENRLQQLPDQLYVPQMLQHLDLSRNLLQTLPEQAIGDLWMLTRLDLSENRLHRIADLAPTVHKLRRLAALHLRANPLGRIDGRCHHNSASVVTSSGVVLRSESLSELNVADCGLSRIERCAFVGLTNLTRLTLADNPLEHFTGLVSPSLRQLDISNCRLTLVASDAFLHTPALLYMDISRNPRANLLASSKNGNDAPTVINYMSTSLVHLDASDCGMADIPVTIFPNLEQISLRANVMRELPSRIFHRARHLLAIDLSRNLLSQIEDSTFQGAESLTMLNLSHNFISSIDSAALLQMNDLLYLDLSYNHLRRLTNISAPALTRLVLNHCSIEELPSNLPHTLRLDVSSNPISILPDSLFSFHIQELDLSYCRISSINESTFYGLLSLKKLDLRGNRLTMPFDMGVLASLKLLNALSVADNPWQCVCDKTVVGTTKIEHFLKFIIELSLKTDLDNNKYVNRNENGNFFNKDKTIEDNNLKFINGNFNTSKLIEVERDLKCRPFNSKVEILWSQACSQSSSTTEKPRRRNPERQWMAFIVTFAVVSSILIVLLVLRQNLVEESRLRRRAREEATNNNVEEAMVASATLSEDAPLTVRPVRSPIADILQLPTYEEAILLPKPIPDDFGVEPNRTREAATWISQENSLDDDDDDQNPSNENHCPNLNQHTVSTTSL, from the exons ATGCAG CAAGGTCTGATAATCACAGCAGTACTGGCAAGCCTACTTGTGTACACTTCAGGATGGCTGGTGTGTCCTCAGCACTGTGTCTGTGCGGCCCATGGCAAAGTCAACTGCAGCCGGCTGGCTCTGCACCAGATGCCCACCTATCTACCAGCTCAT ATAGAGGAGCTAAGTCTGTCAGAGAACCGACTGCAGCAGCTGCCCGACCAGTTGTACGTGCCTCAAATGCTGCAACACCTGGACTTGTCACGCAACTTGCTGCAGACGTTGCCCGAGCAAGCGATTGGCGACCTTTGGATGCTGACACGCCTCGATCTGTCCGAGAACAGATTGCACAGAATAGCTGACTTGGCACCCACTGTCCACAAACTCCGCCGTCTGGCTGCACTGCACTTACGTGCCAATCCTCTGGGACGCATTGATGGTCGTTGTCATCACAATTCT GCATCGGTTGTGACGAGCAGCGGCGTGGTGCTTCGCAGTGAGAGTCTGTCAGAGCTGAACGTGGCCGACTGCGGTCTGAGTCGCATCGAGCGATGTGCGTTCGTCGGCCTCACCAACCTTACGCGGCTGACGCTCGCCGACAACCCGCTCGAGCACTTCACCGGCCTCGTGTCGCCCTCTCTGCGACAACTCGACATCTCCAACTGCCGCCTCACCCTGGTCGCTAGCGACGCCTTCTTGCACACACCTGCTTTGTT GTACATGGATATTTCACGGAACCCGAGAGCTAATCTGTTAGCATCCTCGAAAAATGGGAATGACGCTCCAACCGTCATCAATTACATGTCTACATCCTTAGTACACCTCGATGCATCAGATTGCGGTATGGCTGATATTCCAGTGACGATTTTCCCCAACTTGGAGCAAATTTCTCTCAGAGCCAATGTGATGAGAGAACTGCCATCCAGAATATTCCATCGCGCCAGACATCTGCTAGCCATCGACCTGTCTAGAAACCTGCTATCACAGATTGAAGACTCCACTTTCCAGGGAGCTGAATCACTgaccatgctcaatctttcacATAACTTCATCAGCAGTATTGACTCGGCCGCTCTCCTTCAAATGAATGACTTGTTGTACTTGGATCTGAGTTACAATCATCTCAGACGATTGACTAATATAAGTGCACCTGCCTTGACTAGACTTGTCCTTAATCATTGTTCGATTGAGGAGCTCCCAAGTAATCTACCTCATACATTACGGCTTGATGTCTCCAGCAACCCCATCTCTATACTACCAGATAGCCTGTTCTCTTTCCACATACAGGAGTTGGACCTCAGTTACTGTCGGATATCATCGATAAATGAATCAACATTTTATGGGCTCTTGTCTTTGAAAAAACTGGATCTACGTGGAAATCGTCTCACCATGCCCTTTGACATGGGAGTTCTAGCATCATTAAAATTGTTAAATGCTTTAAGTGTAGCTGATAATCCCTGGCAATGTGTTTGTGATAAAACTGTTGTGGGAACAACAAAAATAGAACAtttcttaaaatttattattgaactcagTTTGAAAACGGatttagataataataaatatgtaaatCGAAATGAAAACggaaattttttcaataaagacaaAACGATTGAAGATAATAATCtgaaatttattaatggaaatttcAACACTTCCAAGTTGATAGAAGTTGAAAGGGATTTGAAGTGTCGTCCTTTCAATTCTAAGGTGGAGATATTGTGGTCGCAAGCATGTAGtcaatcatcatcaacaacagaGAAGCCTCGTCGAAGGAACCCTGAGCGACAGTGGATGGCGTTCATAGTGACATTCGCAGTTGTCTCGTCGATTCTCATAGTTCTCCTTGTTTTGCGTCAAAACCTGGTTGAGGAGAGTCGTCTGAGAAGAAGAGCTCGAGAAGAGGCTACAAACAATAATGTGGAGGAGGCAATGGTCGCCTCAGCTACTCTCAGTGAAGATGCTCCTCTAACAGTGAGACCGGTGCGTTCGCCAATCGCTGACATACTTCAACTGCCCACCTATGAGGAGGCCATACTCCTACCAAAACCAATACCTGACGATTTCGGCGTTGAACCCAACCGCACAAGAGAGGCTGCCACTTGGATATCACAGGAAAATAGTCTTGATGACGACGATGATGATCAAAACCCTAGCAATGAGAATCATTGCCCGAACTTGAATCAGCACACAGTATCGACAACCTCTTTATAA
- the LOC111063158 gene encoding insulin-like growth factor-binding protein complex acid labile subunit isoform X2 produces MPTYLPAHIEELSLSENRLQQLPDQLYVPQMLQHLDLSRNLLQTLPEQAIGDLWMLTRLDLSENRLHRIADLAPTVHKLRRLAALHLRANPLGRIDGRCHHNSASVVTSSGVVLRSESLSELNVADCGLSRIERCAFVGLTNLTRLTLADNPLEHFTGLVSPSLRQLDISNCRLTLVASDAFLHTPALLYMDISRNPRANLLASSKNGNDAPTVINYMSTSLVHLDASDCGMADIPVTIFPNLEQISLRANVMRELPSRIFHRARHLLAIDLSRNLLSQIEDSTFQGAESLTMLNLSHNFISSIDSAALLQMNDLLYLDLSYNHLRRLTNISAPALTRLVLNHCSIEELPSNLPHTLRLDVSSNPISILPDSLFSFHIQELDLSYCRISSINESTFYGLLSLKKLDLRGNRLTMPFDMGVLASLKLLNALSVADNPWQCVCDKTVVGTTKIEHFLKFIIELSLKTDLDNNKYVNRNENGNFFNKDKTIEDNNLKFINGNFNTSKLIEVERDLKCRPFNSKVEILWSQACSQSSSTTEKPRRRNPERQWMAFIVTFAVVSSILIVLLVLRQNLVEESRLRRRAREEATNNNVEEAMVASATLSEDAPLTVRPVRSPIADILQLPTYEEAILLPKPIPDDFGVEPNRTREAATWISQENSLDDDDDDQNPSNENHCPNLNQHTVSTTSL; encoded by the exons ATGCCCACCTATCTACCAGCTCAT ATAGAGGAGCTAAGTCTGTCAGAGAACCGACTGCAGCAGCTGCCCGACCAGTTGTACGTGCCTCAAATGCTGCAACACCTGGACTTGTCACGCAACTTGCTGCAGACGTTGCCCGAGCAAGCGATTGGCGACCTTTGGATGCTGACACGCCTCGATCTGTCCGAGAACAGATTGCACAGAATAGCTGACTTGGCACCCACTGTCCACAAACTCCGCCGTCTGGCTGCACTGCACTTACGTGCCAATCCTCTGGGACGCATTGATGGTCGTTGTCATCACAATTCT GCATCGGTTGTGACGAGCAGCGGCGTGGTGCTTCGCAGTGAGAGTCTGTCAGAGCTGAACGTGGCCGACTGCGGTCTGAGTCGCATCGAGCGATGTGCGTTCGTCGGCCTCACCAACCTTACGCGGCTGACGCTCGCCGACAACCCGCTCGAGCACTTCACCGGCCTCGTGTCGCCCTCTCTGCGACAACTCGACATCTCCAACTGCCGCCTCACCCTGGTCGCTAGCGACGCCTTCTTGCACACACCTGCTTTGTT GTACATGGATATTTCACGGAACCCGAGAGCTAATCTGTTAGCATCCTCGAAAAATGGGAATGACGCTCCAACCGTCATCAATTACATGTCTACATCCTTAGTACACCTCGATGCATCAGATTGCGGTATGGCTGATATTCCAGTGACGATTTTCCCCAACTTGGAGCAAATTTCTCTCAGAGCCAATGTGATGAGAGAACTGCCATCCAGAATATTCCATCGCGCCAGACATCTGCTAGCCATCGACCTGTCTAGAAACCTGCTATCACAGATTGAAGACTCCACTTTCCAGGGAGCTGAATCACTgaccatgctcaatctttcacATAACTTCATCAGCAGTATTGACTCGGCCGCTCTCCTTCAAATGAATGACTTGTTGTACTTGGATCTGAGTTACAATCATCTCAGACGATTGACTAATATAAGTGCACCTGCCTTGACTAGACTTGTCCTTAATCATTGTTCGATTGAGGAGCTCCCAAGTAATCTACCTCATACATTACGGCTTGATGTCTCCAGCAACCCCATCTCTATACTACCAGATAGCCTGTTCTCTTTCCACATACAGGAGTTGGACCTCAGTTACTGTCGGATATCATCGATAAATGAATCAACATTTTATGGGCTCTTGTCTTTGAAAAAACTGGATCTACGTGGAAATCGTCTCACCATGCCCTTTGACATGGGAGTTCTAGCATCATTAAAATTGTTAAATGCTTTAAGTGTAGCTGATAATCCCTGGCAATGTGTTTGTGATAAAACTGTTGTGGGAACAACAAAAATAGAACAtttcttaaaatttattattgaactcagTTTGAAAACGGatttagataataataaatatgtaaatCGAAATGAAAACggaaattttttcaataaagacaaAACGATTGAAGATAATAATCtgaaatttattaatggaaatttcAACACTTCCAAGTTGATAGAAGTTGAAAGGGATTTGAAGTGTCGTCCTTTCAATTCTAAGGTGGAGATATTGTGGTCGCAAGCATGTAGtcaatcatcatcaacaacagaGAAGCCTCGTCGAAGGAACCCTGAGCGACAGTGGATGGCGTTCATAGTGACATTCGCAGTTGTCTCGTCGATTCTCATAGTTCTCCTTGTTTTGCGTCAAAACCTGGTTGAGGAGAGTCGTCTGAGAAGAAGAGCTCGAGAAGAGGCTACAAACAATAATGTGGAGGAGGCAATGGTCGCCTCAGCTACTCTCAGTGAAGATGCTCCTCTAACAGTGAGACCGGTGCGTTCGCCAATCGCTGACATACTTCAACTGCCCACCTATGAGGAGGCCATACTCCTACCAAAACCAATACCTGACGATTTCGGCGTTGAACCCAACCGCACAAGAGAGGCTGCCACTTGGATATCACAGGAAAATAGTCTTGATGACGACGATGATGATCAAAACCCTAGCAATGAGAATCATTGCCCGAACTTGAATCAGCACACAGTATCGACAACCTCTTTATAA